The following proteins come from a genomic window of Sorghum bicolor cultivar BTx623 chromosome 3, Sorghum_bicolor_NCBIv3, whole genome shotgun sequence:
- the LOC8061366 gene encoding ethylene-responsive transcription factor 3: MAPLNHHQVLIKKALAKKPNSTKRMTGFGLKPSAALLKSRPQQQPPAPVQPRRRVRVLFEDPDATDSDSDDEEEAAGAPTTGPATRTKLFSFEAYIGKAPAKPVLPAATVAACTSGGAPESYRGVRLRKWGKWAAEIRNPFTGKRQWLGTFDTAGAASAAYLSASRSFADEKRRRRGQAVPASASSPATSASATPTASSSSSTSTAPFAHPSPSSVLESTTKAAAPNPESPEPVATPTPVVLPPSTESAAQLPDDPEFYQDLLRGLQLPDIDPMDFRAGLDALDVSDAAFCLDDEQDLLLGDFGDEELEIDLDLDDINDVFPEMPGCDLGRGMDDFLQTVDFCV, from the coding sequence ATGGCTCCGTTGAACCACCACCAGGTTCTCATCAAGAAGGCCCTGGCGAAGAAACCCAACAGCACCAAGAGGATGACTGGGTTTGGCCTTAAACCCTCCGCTGCCCTCCTGAAGTCCcggccgcagcagcagccgccggcGCCGGTCCAGCCAAGGCGCCGCGTCCGCGTCCTCTTTGAGGACCCCGACGCCACGGACTCGGactccgacgacgaggaggaggctgccGGCGCCCCTACTACGGGCCCTGCAACAAGGACCAAGCTCTTCTCTTTTGAGGCGTACATCGGCAAGGCCCCAGCCAAGCCGGTCCTTCCGGCGGCTACTGTCGCCGCGTGCACCAGCGGCGGGGCGCCGGAGAGCTACCGCGGCGTGAGGCTCCGCAAGTGGGGCAAGTGGGCGGCGGAGATCCGCAACCCGTTCACCGGCAAGAGGCAGTGGCTTGGCACCTTCGACACCGCCGGTGCGGCCTCCGCTGCCTACCTTTCCGCCTCCCGGAGCTTCGCCGACGAGAAgcggcgccgccgcgggcaGGCTGTGCCCGCTTCCGCTTCCTCACCTGCTACTTCGGCAAGCGCTACCCCGACGGCGTCCTCTTCGTCGTCCACCTCGACTGCTCCGTTCGCGCACCCGTCGCCGTCGTCCGTGCTCGAATCCACCACCAAGGCAGCAGCGCCGAACCCCGAGTCTCCAGAGCCGGTCGCGACACCAACACCCGTCGTCCTGCCGCCGTCCACTGAATCTGCTGCGCAGCTGCCGGACGACCCAGAGTTCTACCAGGACCTTCTGCGCGGCCTGCAGCTGCCCGACATCGACCCGATGGACTTCCGCGCCGGGCTGGACGCGCTGGACGTCTCGGACGCGGCCTTCTGCCTGGACGACGAACAGGACCTCCTGCTTGGGGACTTCGGGGATGAGGAGCTGGAGATTGACCTCGACCTCGACGACATCAACGACGTCTTCCCGGAGATGCCTGGCTGCGACCTGGGCCGCGGCATGGACGACTTCCTGCAAACCGTCGATTTCTGCGTGTGA